Proteins from a single region of Barnesiella propionica:
- a CDS encoding pyridoxine 5'-phosphate synthase: MTKLSVNVNKVATLRNSRGGNLPNVLKVAMDCEAFGADGITVHPRPDERHIRYADVYEIRPMIKTEFNIEGYPSERFMDLVLKVRPEQVTLVPDSPDALTSSEGWNTKEHFDFLSKTIDTLKNAGIRTSIFVDPVLEFIESAARTGTDRIELYTGPYAAGYAENPEVAAAPFISAAALAHKLGLGINAGHDLSLTNLKYFHEQVPYISEVSIGHSLISDALYLGLQETIRQYKECLKNT; encoded by the coding sequence ATGACAAAATTAAGCGTAAACGTTAATAAGGTAGCAACTCTTCGGAATTCAAGGGGAGGAAATCTTCCCAACGTATTAAAAGTTGCCATGGATTGCGAAGCGTTCGGGGCCGACGGAATTACCGTTCATCCCAGGCCAGACGAAAGACATATCCGTTATGCCGACGTATACGAAATCAGACCTATGATAAAAACGGAATTCAACATCGAAGGATATCCGTCAGAAAGATTTATGGATCTGGTTCTCAAAGTGAGACCGGAACAGGTTACCTTGGTTCCCGATTCTCCCGATGCCCTCACTTCCAGTGAAGGATGGAATACGAAAGAACATTTTGATTTTCTTTCCAAGACAATCGATACTCTTAAAAATGCGGGGATACGTACATCTATCTTTGTGGACCCTGTACTGGAATTCATCGAAAGCGCAGCGAGAACAGGTACGGACCGGATAGAATTATATACGGGACCTTATGCTGCCGGATATGCAGAAAATCCCGAAGTTGCCGCGGCCCCTTTTATCTCGGCGGCGGCTTTGGCCCATAAGCTGGGATTAGGAATCAATGCCGGACACGATCTGAGCCTGACCAACTTGAAATATTTTCATGAGCAAGTCCCTTATATAAGCGAAGTATCTATAGGCCACAGCCTCATCTCGGATGCTTTATACCTGGGCTTGCAAGAAACCATACGGCAATACAAAGAGTGCCTTAAAAACACATAA